Proteins from a genomic interval of Osmia bicornis bicornis chromosome 13, iOsmBic2.1, whole genome shotgun sequence:
- the LOC114875060 gene encoding vegetative cell wall protein gp1-like, translating to MSQPPSKPHGKGGPGGGWSARPNVSAHYRPPSPYSPSSSPRPRGPPTPVHHAHPASPLTYSGMMHPMSPVPIGMPISPGMSPVFGSPTSYIQCPRPRWPSPLPVGSQAPRPFIPTQSSMESGTSSPLACGPAEYMIGPYRPGDYEYVGVPLDHSQTEEESSGPSTAEIIANQSQDYVDEKLAEYQATIQQLQNTSKSRKHVLDKTTTHRPSATGKNPTNRKKQRAGVDRRRARSNGAAQSDI from the exons ATGTCGCAGCCGCCGTCGAAACCCCATGGAAAAGGCGGGCCAGGGGGTGGCTGGTCGGCCAGACCGAACGTGTCAGCCCATTACAGACCCCCGTCGCCTTACAGTCCCTCGAGTTCACCCCGTCCTCGAGGACCACCCACGCCGGTCCATCATGCTCATCCAGCGTCCCCGTTGACGTATTCCGGAATGATGCACCCGATGAGCCCGGTGCCCATAGGAATGCCGATTTCACCGGGGATGTCACCAGTTTTCGGATCGCCGACCAGCTACATACAATGTCCCAGGCCTAGATGGCCCTCCCCCCTCCCGGTTGGGAGTCAAGCACCCAGACCTTTCATACCGACTCAG AGCTCAATGGAAAGTGGTACATCGTCGCCCTTAGCTTGCGGACCAGCAGAATACATGATTGGACCATATAGACCCGGGGATTACGAGTACGTTGGTGTACCACTGGACCATTCCCAAACAGAAGAAGAATCCAGTGGACCCAGCACTGCGGAAATAATAGCCAACCAAAGTCAAGATTATGTGGATGAAAAATTAGCCGAGTACCAAGCTACTATTCAGCAACTTCAGA ATACATCTAAATCAAGAAAACACGTTCTCGATAAAACCACCACCCATCGTCCATCCGCAACCGGAAAAAACCCGACCAATCGAAAGAAGCAGCGAGCCGGAGTGGACAGAAGGCGCGCACGTTCAAACGGCGCGGCGCAAAGTGACATTTAG
- the LOC114875878 gene encoding BLOC-1-related complex subunit 8 homolog, translated as MAAKVYQSDQELETKVKKATERISENMHIVANEPSLAFYRLQEHVRKALPPMVEKRVEVLALQQQLLGRCYDVEYAQLKYEEQRRHKKDSNRDSVYKRLSAHIPTLDHLPDEISDVVRETANRVESMMNHARHSTEIQKTS; from the exons ATGGCTGCGAAAGTGTATCAATCAGATCAGGAATTGGAAACGAAGGTTAAGAAAG CAACTGAGCGTATATCTGAAAATATGCACATAGTTGCAAACGAACCATCTCTTGCCTTTTATAGATTACAGGAACATGTAAGAAAAGCATTGCCTCCGATGGTGGAGAAACGTGTTGAAgtgcttgctcttcaacagcAACTATTAGGCAGATGTTATGATGTAGAATATGCT cAATTGAAATACGAAGAGCAACGTAGACATAAAAAAGACAGCAATAGAGATTCTGTATACAAAAGACTATCTGCCCACATTCCAACATTAGATCATTTACCGGATGAAATATCTGATGTTGTAAGAGAAACTGCAAATAGAGTAGAATCCATGATGAATCATGCTAGACATTCTACAGAGATTCAAAAAACAAGCTAA